A segment of the Pan paniscus chromosome 9, NHGRI_mPanPan1-v2.0_pri, whole genome shotgun sequence genome:
GACGTCTTCCTTCTGGTGGTGATGGCCTATGATCGCTACGTGGCCATCTGTAAGCCACTGCGCTATTTGACCATCATGAATTGACAGGTTTGCATCCTTCTGTTGGTGGTGGCTGTGACTGGAGGTTTTCGGCATTCTGTGTTTCAAATTTTAGTTGTGTACAGTCTCCCTTTCTGTGGCCCCAATGTCATTTATCACTTTTTCTGTAACATAAACCCCTTATTGGAACTGGTGTGCACTGACACCTACTTCATAggcctcactgtggttttcaatGGTGGCGCAATCTGTATGGTCATCTTCGCCCTTCTACTAATCTCCCATGGGGTCATCCTAAACTCTCTTAAAACTTATAGTCAGGAAGGGAGACATAAAGCTCTGTTTATCTGCAGCTCCCACTTTACCATGGTTATCTTGTTTTTTGTTCCCTGTATTTTCATATATGTTAGACCCGTTTCAAACTTTCCTATTGATAAATTCCTGACTGTGTTTTATTCAGTTATCACACCCAAGTTGAATCCTTTTATATACACGTTGAGAAATTCAGAGCTGAGAAATGCTATAGAAAAACTCTTGTGATACCAAAGTGGGAAGACAGGATTTAGATGCTCCAAGCTCAATTAAGAAGTCATCCTATCTTGGCATCTGTTTGAAGTTCAAGATCTCAACCTCTATAACCAGAACTGAGAGTGGATGGGGCTGCTTGGGTGCAGGTCCTattgtgtacattttaaattatgtattttctctATTACATATCTATTGAGAGAGGACATTtctcctgtattcccagcacagAGTGGAGAAAAGGAGGAATAGGTAATTAAAATAGATGCTCCTGTTCAAAAGGGAAGGCTATGGTGCTTCCTTCtgtgtaatttatttaaagactTTGTGGAAATATACAAGCACCATATTCACAAATATCTTTGAAACTGCCCCTTCTCAGACTTGAGCTGAAACTCTATGTGCAGTCAGATAATACTCTTAAGAACCTTGGAATTATATTTGTCTAGTTTAAGGTACTTACGTGACCCACCATTAAATTTTTCTGAAGTTTATTCATAGTGTCTTTACACCCACAAGTTCAGAATGACTTTTATTTGGATGACCCATCTTACTTTTAGAGTACTTAGCTCTTTGCAGAGACTGGAAAGGGAAACCATTTTCATCTTTGACACCCACAAGTTCTGACTCTTTTatgtttcttgtaaattctgtCTGAAAATATAACAGTTAATCTTTTAagtagtattattttaaaaatctgacttaTTATAACATACAATGCTATAATAAACAGCTGTAACTTTCAATATTCTATTTGGAAATTTTAGTCGTATCCACCTATTCATTtaagtacattttttattttctaccttaCTATAGGTAACAGAATTACTAAACAGTTATGTCTATTTTCAGCCTTTACTTACAATATCATGGAGGCCCTTGGTTTTATATACTACAGCCAGTTCCAAACACTTTAAATTGTTGTTATGGAAACACCACACTTTAAGGTGCCACTTTTTATTCTTGTCCTGTCTTCATGTATGGTGCAGGGCTCCACAGTTTTTTTGATTTCAAAcaaccttcattttattttatctcaaaatTTTGTGAGTCAGGAATTCAGGCAGTTGTTGGCTGGgtgtttcttctgttttgtgtGGCAAGGACTGAAGTCACTGTATTATTCAGCTGATAACTGAGTTTTATGTAAACGCAGGATAACTTAATGCACATTTAAAGCATATTGGAAGGGATGACCTCAAGAGATGCATTGGGTCCTCTTCCTATCCCTTTAGATGAAGGAACACAAGATCACTCCAAAGAATAGTCTAGCTTTTTACATCGTGCTCAGAGATCCCAGTGGTAGAAAGTAGATGGGTCCGGCCAGCTAAGGGCTGTGTCCGGAACTGACACAATGTCACTTGCATCATATTCTATTTGTCATAGTGATCACATGACCACCCAGATTTGaggttttacagaaatagaagatAACCTTTGATGCGGAAGTTTCAAAGTCACCTTGCAGATCAGCATGCAGGAAAATTGTCCACATCTCAAAAAGAGCATATtgtagttttattcattttaagttaGATCCATAAATCATCTTGAACTAACAACATCTGAGCAACATTGGGTTTTCTAATTCCTGAATATAGTATATCTGTTaggtatttaaaatgtttatttttgaagagttttgcAGTTGTTATTCATGTAGGGATCTTCCTTATCTATTCATAAGTATTTATGTTTTCAGATTTCATCacagatttttaattaaaaaatccaTTTGTCATTGTTGCTAGTATGTATGTAAAGGAAATTGAactttttatttgacattttagtcctataaacttgaaaatttaCTTCTTATTCCTACAAAGTTattctttagggttttctctAACACTATCATGTTATCTGCAAGTAAGTGTAGCTCATTACTTGGAAAGAGATGGGatgtttcagtttctttttgtGTCATGTTTAGAAGGTTGTTCTTTACATACATTTTACCTAATTCATCTAAGCTGTCAAACtaattgaaataatgtatttcaGAACAATCCTTTTCTAACCTTTTAAGTCTAAAAGATCTATGGGGTGATTATTTGTTTTATgatttctgatattggtaatttgaatTTGTCTTTCCTTTGATAACTCTTGCTGGCAATTTATCAATTTCATTACCAACttgtggctattttcattttctctattttatgttttccattttattgcttTTGATCTTATATTTATGTCCTTTCATTTACTTACCTTGCCTTTTATTTACTGTTCTTGTTCTAGCTTCTTAAGGTGAAGGCTCAGATTCctgcttgtaaatatttattttaaatgtaagctTTTATAGCTATACATGTTACTTTAAGTACTGTTTTGATCGCACCTCaaacattttgatgttttttgttattgctgagttctaaatatttgcttatttacgttatacttttttctttgattcataggttcactaaatatttattggcaTGCTTCCCAATATTTGAAGCATACTCTAGATATATTTATGAGTTATTTGTTTAtacaaaggaaattatttcaagatttagTGATTCAAACAATATGTACTCATTCTCAATTTCTGTAGGTCAGGAAACTAAGGATGGCTTAGGTTCCCATGCTTCAAGGTCTCTCACAAAACTGTAATCAAGGTGATGGTTGGGGCTACCATCTCATATGAAAGCTTGGCTGAGGAAGGATCCTCTTCCACTCTGGTATTGGGATATAGGTCCTATTTTTATATTAGTTCTTCATCTTGAAATCATAATTTAGACAACAGTATCATTGATCATATCTGATATTTctgcagaataaaaatatttttgtgcatgTTTTAGCACTTACCAGTAAGACAGCACAGCACGTATAGACATGCTCTTTGAATTTTAGCAGTAATACATATTACATTTCGGGTGatgtgtttaatccatttactaGCTAAGTTGAAAATGACTAACTTTTAGTGTAGCCTGTTATGTGATAAAGACTTTAGCTATCTCAGATAGGTATTTATGGGACTCTTTAAGACTCTTATGACACAAAGATCAAACATTTAGCTCAACATATGATGAGATGAAGGTGTTCAATAGATCCAATGGTAAGCCAAGTCATGGAAATAACAGTGGAAGCCCTTAAATACTGCTTCCTTGTTggaataaaaatttctttattgtAGAAACAGTTATTGGATTGATAttagaatataattaaaatattgagttaatggatgtattagtccgttttcacactgctgataatgacatgcccaagactgggaagaaatagaggtttaattatacttacagttccacagggcttgAAAGGCCTCAGAGTCATGGTGGGAGGTgcaaggcacttcttacatggcagtggcaagagaaaaatgaggaagacacaattcaagttgagatttgggtggggacacagccaaaccatatcaatggacTACTGATCATTATGGTTATATCTGACTTAGATACAGGTCTTGATCAAAAGCCTCAAAAGCCTGTACTCTAACTAAAACTGCAGCACTATGATTATCTATTTTTCCATGAATCAGAATGTCAACTTCCGTTCTTAGGCTCTCTGCCTCTGAGCCTCAGGGCTTCTTGGGCACAGACTTTCTAACAGGAAGGGTAAGACCCTCCTCACTGGGAGCATTTTTAGCAAAGAGAACCTGGGGCTGGTTCTCCTTTAATTCTGGCTGAAATATTACTTGCCTTACCTAAATATTTCATAACATGCATCTCATAACTTATTATTCaattcactttaaaattattcatttcatATTGCAGGCATTTCACATTACTTGTCATTTAGCTACTTTTCCTTAGCAAGAACCAAATCTTTTTTCTCTAGgaattttgtaagaaaaaagtATACAGAGAGGTTATCTCATTTGAAGTTGTTCCAAATATTCTAAttaactaatctatagtgacgttactctctctttctcaaaTATTGTTGATGTAAAGGTTATAGACTGTGTCTACAGACATAAAtggaagaattgtttttctgatagaGCAGCCCAGGAGATatcaaaaaagttaaatttctGCCCAAGGTAGAGTATGTCTTCAGGTGGTATCTAGTCCTTTAGGTGTAATATTTTCTTGCAATGTCTACCATTGCTTGTAAAAATGAGTGAAAGTTCTCAATTTCCTGGGATGAGATTGGGGAGATATAGAGACATGATTTTACTTAGGAAAGAAGTGGTCTTAGGGATATGCTAGTTGAATGACTGAAAGACTGAAGAGTTTGGCTTCTGCCTGTGGGAAAGCTCTGTCACTGGATTCTCCATGAAGTTAAATCTCAGCATTGTCCTTGTTAGGTACAAAGCTTAATAGCTGGGCACATGAATGTTATAAATCCTCAATGACAGTAAAGTACCTGTGGTTGCTTCATCATAATTGAGAAAATATTCAAGTAACAAATATAAGTGTTGCTACTTGTgtcatataaaatggtgttttccAGGTTAATTTCCACTAATTAGTTCCACTTTTACATAGTCAAGCAGAGAcagtctctttgtttttcttcgaAGGCATTTTCCAGCAGGTGAGAATATTCAATTACCTTTCACAGTAAATATTGTCGTTATCTTAAAGCATTATTATAGTTTGGTCATCTGCTTTGGATAGTGCTATACTTCTCTAAAGACTAAGACAATGAGAAGCCTGCATGGAACTGTGGAAACTGTAGCCACTAGGAACTAGTTCTATATCCATGGATCAGCCATGTATATTCCTGTGTTTCATGAGGACACATAGAGGCATGAGGTATCTATGGCAATCCTCAGTGAAAGAAGCACTGCTTTTCTGGACCAAGATGTGAGTATTTGAAACCATTGACAAGAgataattcattaaaaattccTGTGATATGTTGAAATGTAGCTAATATCTTAAAAACCAATGGTTTTATTTGATAAATTCTAATTGGAAAAATTAAGCTAGCACACATGGAAATTTATCAgtgtatacaatgtatatttgGTTTTAATATACAGCCTAATTGTATGTTTCCATTTGtcaaataagaagaaaacatgTTCCATATTACACCTAATAATAAATGAACCAATAGATGTGTAATCTTAGTGTTTgtgatattatattttatatgatatattaataaatgtgtacaattactTTCAGATATATTTGATTAGAGAATTTAAAATTCTGGATCATGTCAAGTTTGTTGAAGTGTAAATGAACAAATGTCTGTTATGTTCTGGAAGCATAATACAGGATTTTACTTAtgaatctaaaaattatttcagcaaaCATACTAATAGATACATATGGTCAGGAAGGTACCTAGTCAGCTGTCATTTAAATAGATTTATAAAACTGTGACTGTGAAACATAATATTATAGATGTTTTTGTGTTATTACagaattttatcttttgaaaatggcatgaacttaggaaattatattaaatcatttttttctagaaaatcgTCAACTTAGCAGTTTACATTGAAAGCCTAGCAATGCTATGTTGCAGCTTTTAaagtattatgtttttaattatttaaactataaaGGATAATTTTATACCCTAGTTTTACAAGTAAACATTTAAATTGCCAAATAGAATTTTCCTGTTGAATGTAGTTTTGATGATGAAAGGGGGAAAACACACTAAACTCTGCAGCAAgcaagatgtaaaaaaaaaaaaaaaaaaaaaaccagaattggCTATAGGCTACTTTATTCTCTTGTGTTCTTCAGCATGTGCATCTCTATAAGTCTATAGCTTCAACAGTGCCAGAACGCTTTATCAGCTGGAAGTGGTAACATGAATGAGACATGTGTAAAGTGCATCACAGCTGGCTTCTAGAGACAGCTCAGACTCTCTCTGCACACGTCCTCTTCCACTGCCAgatttatgtaaatggaatcatcctgTCTACATTCGAGGTTTAGTAATTCTGCAGTTTTCCTCAGCAGTGAATAATCACAACGTCTGGGTTTTTATCTCAACTTGTCCCATTGTTCTCTATAATTTAAGTTTGTCCTTAACCATCAGATGGAGAGACTTTGATAAatcaatgtgttttgtttttcttctgagttttcttttcttttctttttggtgttTATTAGGATTTGCTCTGTGTTTGTTTGGCTACCCCAAGAAGCCTCCTGAGTCTCCTCAGGGACCACAGCGGGTTGTGCTTCCAGTATTTCCTCACTCTCTGAAGATTTTTAGAAGAACACTAGACTCAGTTATCAcattaatctttttcttctttttacccaTGGACATAAAGTTATTATTGTAATTACTCTGTTTTCTGATTTGatccctttttctttcattttttaaaccatttaGCTCTCTGTCAGATGATGGGTCCAAATTTTCTACTATAATTCTGCCTGATATTGTCAAGATACTTTCCATCACAGATAAAATCACTACTCATACATAATTAAATGGATAATACCTAAGACATAcaagacataaaattatattgtgtCCCCAAAAGCTTTTCCTGAATTATATGtgtcttctattattttttcctctggacGATGTCTATAAATCTTTTCAAATTGACAAAGATGcagatgatttgtttttttttaattatactttaagttttagggtacatgtgcacaacgtgcaggtttgttacatatgtatacatgtgccatgttggtgtgctgcacccattaacttgtcatttaatattaggtatatctcctaacgctatccttcccccctcccccaccccacaacaggccccagtgtgtgatgttccccttcctgtgtccatgtggtctcattgttcaattcccacctatgagtgagaacatgcagtgtttggttttttgtccttgcgatagtttgctgaaaatgatggtttccagtttcatccatgttcctacaaaagacatgaactcatcattttttatggctgcatagtattccatggtgtatatgtgccacattttttaaaatctagtctatcattgttggacatttgggttggttccaagtctttgctattgtgaatagtgccacaataaacataggtgtgcatgtgtctttatagcagcatgatttgtttTGATCCAGTGTTCACAGTGAAGCATTCAGGAACACAAGTATTAGCTGTCTTTTACTGGGCCTTTACCAGGTGCCAGCCAGTGTTCTAGGAAACTTTACTTTGTTGTAATAAAAAAACTCTAGATGTTTCAAATGAAAATGAGCCATAGAGCAGTTTAGTAAGTGGCCCAAAATCATATAGTAAGTGGTGAAACTGGGCTTGTAGCTGAGGCAGTGTGGCTCCTTTGTCCCCATTATTTGTCACATGCTACACTTTGTTTCCAAGGATTTCTTGAATCTTAAATAGGCACATATTGAGTGGGAAACTTGTAGTCATAATTTACTCACTCTAATCATGAAACATCTACCACTGACTACCGTTATTCATGTAACAGTTATGAGCTTGGAAACtgctatttaattataaatatatgaaaaatgaaagagTCAGAAGAATATAATAAGGGAGGGGTGCACTAATAGTTTTTTAGGTGGTTGACTGGAAAGGATTCTCAGTTCATCTAATTCAATCACATTGTTTTCCAGTGAGCAAACTGAGACAGACATGTAAATTCATTCAGAAAATGACTCAAATTGATGTCATCTTACAGTGAACGTGGACTTTCTCTTTCAGTATGCTGTTTTGGAATCTGGACACTAAGGTTCTATTTTTGAATACTCTTGGTATCTAAATAGTGTTAAAAATAACACAGTGTCCTCTGTTCTGTACCTTTTTGTACGGTGtctattttctcctctctcactATCTAGTTCACcccaagaaatcagaaaaaaaactcACAGCTAATGTGGCAGTTGGTGATAGCCATCAGTTAGTTTTCTTGAGTTCAAAATTTGTTGGTGAAAATCAGGATACTGTatgtaaatatgatttaaaaattgtgGAATAGGCAAGAATAAGATGCAGAGATGTGCAGCTCCTTATAAGGCAACAGAGGGTTAGACCAAGTAATTGCTACAGGGAATAATGTGATAAATAATACTTTACTATTTATTCAGGTTAATGTCCAGTCTCTTGACATTTAATGAGTTATTCATAAAGACTGAACATCTTTCGAGGCATGAAGGACTGAATGTGTAACTGTGGAATGCCACAGTACTGAGTGAGATATTTCAGAAGATATTACTTTTGATGCTACACAGATCATAAAGATAATACAACAACTACAAACTCAAAGCACTGAATATGCacgaatttatttatttagagtctaTTACCACCATGAGAAAGTAACATTCTTGAGACCAATAATCTGTTGCCTATTCATCATAGCTGACTTCTGTGCCAAGAAATATGTTTTAGATAAGGAGTTATGAAATATATGAATGGCTGTTTTGCCTTTAACTCTTCTTCTGTACAGAATATTCACTAAAACTTAGAGGCAGAAGCTGTTACCTGTAGGCTGAAACGAAAATCTTTGAGGAGATGAGGAACTCAATAGAGACTTACAAAATGTTTATCATGTGTGTAAGTCACTATTGAAGATACAATGATGAAGAAGTGCTCTGTGACATCATGGATGTGTTCATATTCCTGTTCAGTATTTTGTTACAGGTGCTGTTCTCCTGAGCTCTTTACTCTGATACAAGCCTCAGAGAATAGAAAATGAGACTGAGTAGCAATGTTACAGCATTTGTCCTCCTAGGCCTTACTCAGGATCCTGATGTGTAAAATGCATTATTTGTCATACGTTTACTCACATACATTATGACTATGGTGGGGAACCTGCCTATTGTGGTGACTATTATTGCCACCCCCACCTTAGTCTCCCCAGTGTACTTCTTTATTGCCTGCTTGTCATTTATAGATGCTGTGTATTCCACCACCATTTCTCCCAAATTGATTGTAAGCTATCTCCATGATAAAAAGACTATCTCCTTCCAAGCTTGCATGGGTCAGCCATTTTATAGACCACTTAGTTGGTGGTGCTGAGGCCTTCATTCTGTTGGTGATGGCCTATAATCGCTATGTAGACATCTGTAAGCCACTGCACTATTTCACCATCACGAATTGACAGGTTTGCATCCTTCTGTTGGTGGTGGCTGTCACTGCTGGTTTTGTGCATTCTGTGTTTCAAATTTTAGTTGCGTACAGTCTCCTTTTCTGTGGTCCCAATATCATTGACCACTTTTTCTGTGACATGTACCCATTATTGGAACAGGCACACACTGACACCTACTTTATAGGCCTCACTGTGGTTGCCAATGGTGGAGGAATCTCTATGGTCGTGTTCATCCTTCTACTAATCTCCTGTGGGGTCGTCCTAATCTCCCTTAAAACTTATAGTCAGGAAGGGAGGCATAAAGCCCTGTCTACCTGCAGCTCCCACATTACCGTGGTTGTCCTGTTTTTTGTTCCCTGTATTTTCCTGTATGTTAGACCTGTTTCAAACTTTCCTATTAATAAATTCATTACTGTGTTTTATACAGTTATCACACCCATGTTGAATCCATTAATATACACATTGAGAAACTGAGAGATGAAAAATGCTGTAGAAAACCTCTGGTGTAAATATTAACTCTAGATAGAATAAGAGGGTACATTTTCATGTAGGTACAGGGTAATGCAGGTAAAGCCTTTCCAGCGAGTTTGTTAGACCTGTAATGGCAATTCAGGGGTCCTAGATTGGGAAAGCGGGATTCAGGAGCTCCCAGGTCAGTTAACATCTTGTCCCATCATGAGCTCAATTTGACATCCAGGATGTCAAATTCTATATCCAGAGTGATTGTGGACAAAGCTCTTGGGGTACAATTTCCAATGCACAGCTCTTTTATTCTGGTTCTCTATTTTCAGGTCTATggactagagacagggtttttctttctgattctcaGCATACAATGGAGGAAGAGGAGTAAATAACCAAAAATAGACACTACTGTTTACAAGAAAATGCTAAGGTGCTTCCTTCAATGCAATTTCCTTAAAAACATTgtaatatttctgtgttttttaaattgtcatttaaaACATTATACAAGAGCCACACTCACAAATATCTTTGCAACTGACTCTTCTTGGGTTGGAGCTgagagtctgtgtgtgtgcagtgggATAATTCCCATAGGAGtcttagaattatttttgtttctttggtagGGTTTATGAAACACACTTTAAAATCTTTCTGAAGTCTTCTCAAAGAAACTTCCATTGACAACTTTGACATGACTTTTATTTCTGACACTTAAAGCATGTggcattgtttttaatattagaaGCTAGGCGACATTATTAACATTGAGAGTCTTTAGATCTTTGGAGAGACAGGAAAGGGAAACCAGTTTTATTTTTGGAACCAGCAAGTTtgggctgttttctttttctttcttttttttaattttagcagtatattttatttaacccaatatatcctaaatattttgatttcaatATGTATTCAGTATAGAAATTAAGATTCTGtacattcttttgttttcttttttctttttataaaattttattattattatacttttaagttttagggtacatgtgcacaatgtgcaggtttgttacataggtatacatgcgccatgttggtgtgctgcacccattaactcgtgaTTTAGCataaggtatatctcctaatgctatccctcccccctccccacaccccacaacagtccccggtgtgtgatgctccccttcctgtgtccatgtgttctcattgttcaattctcacctatgagtgagaacatgcaatgtttggttttttctccttgcgatagtttgctgagaattatggtttccaatttcatccatgtccctacaaaggacatgaactcatccatttttatggctgcatagtattccattgtgtatatctgccaccttttcttaatccagtctatcattgttggacatttgggttggttcaaagtctttgctattgtgaatagtaccacaataaacatacgtgtgcatgtgtcttcatagcagcatgatttataaccctttgggtatatacccagtaatggaatggtggagtcaaatggtatttctagttctagacccctgaggaactgccacactgacttccccaatggttgaactacattacagtcccaccaacagtgtaaaagtgttcctatttctccacatcctctccagcagctgttgttttctgactttttaatgatcgccattgtaactggtgtgagacggtatctcattgtggttttcatttgcatttctctgatggccagtgatgatgagcattttttcatgtgtcttttggctgcttaaatgtcttcttttgagaagtggctgttcatatccttcacccactttttgatggggttgtttgatttttcttgtaaatttgtgtgagttcattgtagattctggatactagccctttgtcagatgagtaggttgcaaaaatgttctcccactttgtaggttgcctgttcattctgagggtagtttcttttgctgtgcagaagctctttagtttaattagatcccatttgtcaattttggcttttgttgccattgctcttggtgttttagacatgaagtccttgcccatgcctatgtcctgaatggtaatgcctaggttttcttctagggtttttatggttttaggtctaacatttaagtctttaatccatcttgaattaatttttgtataaggtgtaaaaaagtaatccagtttcagctttctccatatggctagccagtttcccagaaccatttattaaatagggactcatttccctattgcttgttttcatcaggtttgtcaaagatcagatggttgtagatatgcggcaatatttctgagggctctgtcctgttccattgacctatatctctgttttggtaccagtaccatgctcttttggttactgtagccttgtagtatagtttgaagtcaggtagcttgatgcttATGGCCTTTGttgttttggcttaggattgacttggaaatgcgggctcttttttggttccacatgaactttaaagtagttttttccaattctctgagaaagtcattggtagcttgatagggatggcattgaatctatcaattatcttgggcagtatggctattttcatgatattgattcttcctacccatgagcatggaattttcttccatttgtttgtatcctcctttatttcattgagcagtcgtttgtagttctccttgaagaggtccttcacatcccttgtaagttggattcctaggtattttcttctctttgaa
Coding sequences within it:
- the LOC100991264 gene encoding LOW QUALITY PROTEIN: olfactory receptor 4A8-like (The sequence of the model RefSeq protein was modified relative to this genomic sequence to represent the inferred CDS: substituted 2 bases at 2 genomic stop codons), which codes for MRQNNNITEFVLLGFSQDPDVQNALFVMFLLIYIVTMVGSLLIVVTIIASPSLGSPVYFFLACLSFIDAVYSTTISPVLIVYLLCDXKTISFPACMGQLFIEHLFGGTDVFLLVVMAYDRYVAICKPLRYLTIMNXQVCILLLVVAVTGGFRHSVFQILVVYSLPFCGPNVIYHFFCNINPLLELVCTDTYFIGLTVVFNGGAICMVIFALLLISHGVILNSLKTYSQEGRHKALFICSSHFTMVILFFVPCIFIYVRPVSNFPIDKFLTVFYSVITPKLNPFIYTLRNSELRNAIEKLL